In Pseudomonas rhizosphaerae, one DNA window encodes the following:
- a CDS encoding lipoprotein-releasing ABC transporter permease subunit, with product MFRPLFVFIGARYTRAKRRNHFVSFISLTSMIGLALGVVVMIVVLSVMNGFDHEMRTRVLGMVPHATVESGQPIADWPALAAQVRQNPQVAAVAPFTQMQGLLTHAGQVQKILLNGIDPAQEHNVSIIDAFVKQGKVDDLKAGEFGLMIGDKAATKLGVGVGDKVTFVAPEVTVTPAGMFPRMKRFTVTGIFHVGAGELDGYLGLANLEDLGKLHRWKAGEVQGLRLKFEDLFQAPRVSWQIAKQLGDQTYYARDWTRTHGNLYQAIGMEKAMIGLLLLLIVAVAAFNIISTLVMVVNDKKGDIAILRTLGSTPGQIMRIFMVQGTVIGVVGTLIGAVVGILAALNVSAAIALLEKAIGHKFLNADVYFIDYLPSQLMANDVFMVCGAALVLSFLATLYPAWRAARTQPAEALRYE from the coding sequence ATGTTCAGACCTCTTTTCGTTTTCATTGGCGCGCGCTACACCCGTGCCAAGCGACGCAATCATTTCGTGTCGTTCATCTCCCTGACCTCGATGATCGGACTCGCTCTTGGCGTGGTCGTAATGATCGTCGTGCTGTCGGTCATGAACGGCTTCGATCACGAGATGCGTACCCGCGTGCTGGGCATGGTGCCCCACGCCACCGTCGAATCCGGCCAACCCATCGCCGACTGGCCAGCCCTGGCTGCGCAGGTCCGGCAGAACCCGCAGGTGGCGGCGGTCGCGCCGTTCACCCAGATGCAGGGCTTGCTGACCCATGCCGGGCAGGTCCAGAAGATCCTGCTCAATGGCATCGATCCTGCGCAGGAACACAACGTCTCGATCATCGATGCGTTCGTCAAGCAGGGCAAGGTCGACGACCTCAAGGCTGGGGAATTCGGCCTGATGATCGGCGACAAGGCCGCGACCAAGCTGGGTGTGGGCGTGGGCGACAAGGTCACCTTCGTGGCACCGGAAGTCACGGTCACGCCGGCCGGCATGTTTCCGCGCATGAAGCGCTTCACCGTGACCGGCATTTTCCATGTGGGCGCTGGCGAGCTCGACGGCTACTTGGGCCTGGCCAACCTCGAAGACCTGGGCAAGCTGCACCGCTGGAAGGCCGGCGAGGTGCAAGGCTTGCGCTTGAAGTTCGAAGACCTGTTCCAGGCACCACGGGTTTCCTGGCAGATCGCCAAGCAGCTGGGCGACCAGACCTACTATGCGCGCGACTGGACCCGTACCCACGGCAACCTCTATCAAGCCATCGGCATGGAAAAAGCCATGATCGGCCTGTTGTTGCTGCTGATCGTCGCCGTGGCTGCATTCAACATCATTTCCACGCTGGTGATGGTGGTCAACGACAAGAAGGGCGACATCGCCATTCTGCGCACCCTGGGCTCGACGCCTGGGCAGATCATGCGCATCTTCATGGTCCAGGGCACGGTCATCGGCGTGGTCGGCACGTTGATCGGCGCCGTGGTCGGCATTCTCGCCGCGTTGAACGTGAGCGCCGCGATTGCCTTGCTGGAAAAGGCCATTGGCCACAAGTTTCTCAACGCCGATGTCTACTTCATCGATTACCTGCCGTCCCAGCTCATGGCCAACGATGTGTTCATGGTCTGCGGCGCGGCGTTGGTCCTGAGTTTTCTCGCCACCCTGTATCCGGCCTGGCGCGCTGCGCGTACCCAGCCGGCGGAGGCGTTACGTTATGAGTGA
- a CDS encoding PilZ domain-containing protein, which produces MTTSDEEDRREYYRIDDRIALEITILPVGETSGEDMLQDASPLFDLLGEMHLAEFETQHLLRQLGEANRAVEAVLKAQNKRIDLLSQLVAQTLLERIGEPRPVVLSEGGLAFFQQEPMAEHTRLALRIALMPQGLGLSLKASVTNCIALGDDQFEIGTQFVDISDAQRQLLARHILHRQQLQRRQARERQNAATD; this is translated from the coding sequence ATGACGACATCAGATGAAGAAGATCGCCGCGAATACTATCGCATCGATGACCGCATCGCACTGGAAATCACCATACTCCCGGTAGGCGAGACGTCAGGTGAAGACATGTTGCAGGATGCGTCGCCGCTGTTCGACCTGCTGGGCGAAATGCACCTGGCCGAGTTCGAAACCCAGCACCTGCTTCGCCAGCTCGGCGAAGCCAACCGCGCCGTGGAAGCCGTGCTCAAGGCGCAGAACAAGCGCATCGATCTGCTGAGCCAGTTGGTTGCGCAGACACTTCTGGAACGCATCGGCGAGCCTCGCCCGGTGGTGCTGTCCGAAGGGGGGCTGGCCTTCTTCCAGCAAGAACCGATGGCCGAGCACACCCGTCTGGCACTGAGGATCGCGCTGATGCCGCAAGGACTTGGCCTGTCGCTCAAGGCGAGCGTGACCAACTGCATCGCGCTGGGCGATGATCAGTTCGAGATCGGCACTCAATTCGTCGACATCAGCGATGCCCAGCGTCAGTTGCTGGCCCGCCACATCCTGCACAGGCAGCAGCTGCAACGCCGTCAGGCGCGCGAGCGGCAGAATGCGGCAACCGATTGA
- a CDS encoding glycerophosphodiester phosphodiesterase: MTLIYGHRGAKGEAPENTLASFKHCLDHGVRRCELDLHLSRDGELMVIHDPTLKRTTGRGGKVVEHDAQALVTYDARKGGPGWVSPCPIPQLEELFQECAFDHWQLEVKSASRTRAATTVLAIRELAQRMNLLDKVTITSSSREVLRAALELTPDVARGLVAEYAWLDPIKVAQSYGCEMLALNWTLCTPERLLKAQRQGLHVSVWTVNEPALMRRLADFGVDSLITDFPGLASATLGNR, translated from the coding sequence GTGACGCTTATCTATGGCCATCGTGGTGCCAAGGGCGAAGCCCCGGAAAACACCCTTGCAAGCTTCAAGCACTGCCTGGACCACGGCGTGCGCCGATGCGAGCTGGACCTGCATCTGTCCAGGGACGGCGAACTGATGGTCATCCATGACCCGACCCTCAAGCGCACCACTGGGCGTGGCGGCAAGGTCGTCGAGCACGATGCTCAGGCGCTGGTCACCTATGACGCGCGCAAGGGCGGACCGGGCTGGGTATCGCCCTGCCCCATTCCACAACTGGAGGAACTGTTTCAGGAGTGCGCCTTCGATCATTGGCAGCTGGAGGTCAAGAGCGCGTCACGCACCCGCGCGGCCACCACTGTGCTGGCCATCCGCGAACTGGCGCAGCGCATGAACCTGCTGGACAAGGTCACCATCACCTCAAGCTCCCGTGAAGTGCTGCGCGCGGCCCTGGAATTGACTCCCGACGTGGCGCGCGGGCTGGTGGCCGAATATGCCTGGCTCGACCCGATCAAGGTCGCGCAGAGCTATGGTTGCGAAATGCTCGCACTGAACTGGACACTGTGCACCCCCGAGCGCCTGCTCAAGGCACAGCGCCAGGGTTTGCATGTGTCGGTATGGACGGTCAACGAGCCGGCGCTGATGCGCAGGCTCGCCGACTTCGGCGTGGACAGCCTGATCACAGACTTTCCCGGTTTGGCCAGCGCCACCCTCGGGAATCGCTGA
- the sthA gene encoding Si-specific NAD(P)(+) transhydrogenase: protein MAVYNYDVVVLGSGPAGEGAAMNAAKAGRKVAMVDSRRQVGGNCTHLGTIPSKALRHSVKQIIQFNTNPMFRAIGEPRWFSFPDVLKSAERVIAKQVASRTSYYARNRVDVFFGTGSFSDEQTIEVICPNGAQEKLIAKSVIIATGSRPYRPADIDFSHSRIYDSDTVLSITHTPRKLIIYGAGVIGCEYASIFSGLGVLVELIDNREQLLSFLDAEISQGLSYHFSNNNVMVRHNEEYEKVEGLENGVVLHLKSGKKIKADALLWCNGRTGNTDRLGLENIGIKVNGRGQISVDEAYRTSVPTIYGAGDVIGWPSLASAAHDQGRSAAGSVVDNGSWRFVNDVPTGIYTIPEISSIGKNEHELTQAKVPYEVGKAFFKGMARAQISGEPVGMLKILFHRETLQVLGVHCFGDQASEIVHIGQAIMNQPGELNTLKYFVNTTFNYPTMAEAYRVAAYDGLNRLF, encoded by the coding sequence ATGGCTGTCTACAACTACGACGTAGTGGTGCTGGGTTCCGGCCCCGCCGGAGAGGGGGCGGCGATGAACGCCGCCAAGGCCGGGCGCAAGGTGGCCATGGTCGACAGTCGGCGCCAGGTCGGCGGCAACTGTACCCACCTGGGTACCATTCCTTCCAAGGCGCTGCGCCATTCGGTCAAGCAGATCATCCAGTTCAATACCAACCCGATGTTTCGCGCCATTGGCGAACCGCGCTGGTTCTCATTCCCGGACGTGCTTAAAAGCGCTGAGCGGGTAATCGCCAAGCAGGTGGCATCGCGCACCAGTTACTATGCACGCAACCGTGTCGATGTGTTCTTCGGCACCGGCAGCTTCTCCGACGAGCAGACGATCGAGGTGATCTGTCCGAACGGTGCCCAGGAAAAGCTCATCGCCAAGAGCGTCATCATCGCCACCGGATCGCGGCCTTATCGTCCGGCCGATATTGATTTCAGCCATTCGCGCATCTACGACAGCGACACCGTGCTGAGCATCACTCACACCCCGCGCAAGCTGATCATCTACGGCGCCGGCGTCATCGGTTGCGAGTACGCATCGATCTTCAGCGGCCTGGGCGTGCTGGTCGAGTTGATCGACAACCGCGAGCAACTGCTCAGCTTCCTCGACGCCGAGATATCCCAGGGCTTGAGCTATCACTTCAGCAACAACAACGTGATGGTGCGCCACAACGAGGAATACGAAAAGGTCGAGGGCCTGGAAAACGGCGTTGTGCTGCACCTCAAGTCCGGCAAGAAGATCAAGGCCGACGCCTTGCTCTGGTGTAACGGCCGCACCGGCAACACCGACCGCCTGGGGCTGGAAAACATCGGCATCAAGGTCAACGGCCGCGGTCAGATCAGCGTCGACGAGGCCTATCGCACCTCGGTGCCGACGATCTACGGCGCAGGCGATGTGATCGGCTGGCCAAGCCTGGCCAGTGCCGCCCATGACCAGGGCCGTTCGGCGGCTGGCAGCGTGGTTGACAACGGCAGCTGGCGCTTCGTCAACGATGTGCCGACCGGTATCTACACCATTCCCGAGATCAGCTCGATCGGCAAGAACGAGCACGAGCTGACCCAGGCCAAGGTGCCCTACGAAGTGGGCAAGGCGTTCTTCAAGGGCATGGCCCGGGCGCAGATCTCCGGCGAGCCGGTGGGCATGCTGAAGATCCTGTTCCACCGCGAAACCCTGCAGGTGCTGGGCGTGCATTGCTTCGGCGACCAGGCTTCGGAGATCGTCCACATCGGCCAGGCGATCATGAACCAGCCCGGTGAGCTGAACACCCTGAAGTATTTCGTCAACACCACGTTCAACTACCCGACCATGGCCGAGGCCTACCGGGTTGCCGCCTATGATGGTCTGAACCGGCTTTTTTGA
- the ptrR gene encoding putrescine utilization regulator PtrR, translating to MDLTQLELFRAVAEEGSIAAAAQRVHRVPSNLTTRIKQLESELGVDLFIREKLRLRLSPNGWSFLDYTRRILDLVEEARQAVSGTEPQGSFALGSLESTAAVRIPPLLAAYHHRYPKVELDLSTGPSGDMLDSVLSGRLAAAFVDGPLRHPLLDGRVVFDEEMVLVSARSHAPVSRPQDVNGETIYAFRANCSYRRHFENWFVADGAAPGKIFEMESYHGMLACVSAGAGLALMPRSMLESMPGSSNVSVWTLAEDFRWLHTWLIWRRGAGSPNLAAMLELLDESALATTTASSILESNA from the coding sequence ATGGATCTTACCCAGCTCGAGCTGTTTCGTGCGGTGGCCGAGGAGGGCAGCATCGCCGCTGCGGCGCAACGGGTGCATCGCGTGCCGTCCAATCTGACCACGCGGATCAAGCAACTGGAAAGCGAGTTGGGTGTGGATCTGTTCATCCGCGAGAAGCTGCGTTTGCGCTTATCGCCCAATGGCTGGAGCTTTCTGGATTACACCCGGCGCATCCTCGACCTGGTCGAAGAGGCGCGCCAGGCGGTGTCCGGTACCGAGCCGCAGGGTTCGTTCGCGCTGGGTTCGCTGGAAAGCACGGCCGCAGTGCGCATTCCGCCGTTGCTGGCGGCCTACCACCATCGCTATCCCAAGGTCGAGCTGGACCTGTCCACCGGGCCGTCGGGCGACATGCTCGACAGCGTGCTCAGCGGGCGTCTGGCTGCAGCCTTCGTCGACGGGCCGTTGCGCCATCCATTGCTCGACGGACGGGTGGTGTTCGACGAAGAGATGGTCTTGGTCAGCGCCCGCAGCCATGCGCCGGTGTCACGACCTCAGGACGTGAATGGCGAAACCATTTATGCCTTTCGCGCCAATTGCTCCTACCGTCGGCATTTCGAGAACTGGTTCGTCGCCGACGGCGCCGCGCCGGGCAAGATCTTCGAGATGGAGTCCTATCACGGCATGCTCGCTTGCGTTAGTGCCGGGGCAGGCTTGGCGTTGATGCCGCGCAGCATGCTGGAGAGCATGCCGGGCAGCAGCAACGTCAGCGTCTGGACCTTGGCCGAGGATTTTCGCTGGCTGCACACCTGGCTGATCTGGCGCCGTGGCGCCGGCTCGCCGAACCTGGCGGCCATGCTCGAACTGCTCGATGAAAGTGCCCTGGCGACCACCACCGCCTCCAGCATCTTGGAATCCAATGCATAA
- a CDS encoding aldehyde dehydrogenase family protein yields MTHAISMNPATGAELQRYPFDNEAQLEHTLAGSFAAFEQWRYVALDERAAVIERMGDVLRQMSEPLAQMITQEMGKPITQARAEVEKCAGLCHWYAEHGPAMLTAEATQVPGQKARIEYRPLGPVLAVMPWNFPLWQVLRGAIPVLLAGNGYLLKHAPNVMGSATLLREAFDQAGLPQGLFGVLNVEPAGVSRAIADPRVAAVTVTGSVGAGSAIAAQAGAALKKCVLELGGCDPFIVLADADLDEAVNAALLGRFQNTGQVCAAAKRLIVESSILPAFTERFLAATRALKVGDPQLDDTYIGPMARYDLRDELDGQVQASLEQGAELLLGGHKLEGDGNFYAPTVLGNVQPGMTAFDQELFGPVASIIEARDAQHALALANDSEFGLSATVWTADTAMIEYFTQRLETGAIFINGYGASDARVGFGGIKKSGFGRELSHFGVREFCNAQTVWLDRR; encoded by the coding sequence ATGACTCACGCCATCTCCATGAACCCCGCCACCGGCGCCGAGCTGCAGCGCTATCCCTTCGACAACGAAGCCCAGCTCGAGCACACCCTGGCTGGCAGTTTTGCGGCTTTCGAGCAATGGCGCTACGTTGCGCTCGATGAACGTGCCGCCGTCATCGAACGCATGGGCGACGTCCTGCGCCAGATGAGCGAACCCCTTGCACAGATGATCACCCAGGAAATGGGCAAGCCCATCACCCAGGCCCGTGCCGAGGTCGAGAAATGCGCCGGCCTGTGCCATTGGTACGCCGAACACGGCCCGGCGATGCTGACGGCCGAAGCCACACAAGTGCCTGGGCAGAAGGCACGCATCGAATACCGTCCGCTGGGGCCGGTGCTGGCGGTGATGCCGTGGAATTTCCCCCTCTGGCAAGTCCTGCGCGGCGCCATTCCCGTACTGTTGGCGGGCAATGGCTATCTGCTCAAGCACGCGCCGAACGTCATGGGCAGCGCCACCCTGCTGCGTGAGGCGTTCGACCAGGCAGGGCTGCCCCAGGGCCTGTTCGGTGTACTCAACGTCGAGCCAGCCGGCGTATCCCGGGCCATCGCCGATCCGCGTGTGGCAGCCGTCACCGTAACCGGCAGTGTCGGCGCAGGCTCGGCCATCGCCGCTCAAGCGGGCGCTGCGTTGAAGAAATGCGTACTGGAGCTGGGCGGTTGCGATCCGTTCATCGTGCTGGCCGATGCCGATCTGGACGAAGCCGTCAATGCAGCCCTGCTCGGTCGTTTCCAGAACACTGGCCAGGTCTGCGCTGCGGCCAAGCGGTTGATCGTGGAGTCCAGCATTCTGCCGGCGTTTACCGAACGCTTCCTGGCTGCCACCCGTGCGCTGAAGGTCGGCGATCCGCAGCTCGACGACACCTACATCGGCCCCATGGCGCGTTACGACCTGCGCGACGAGCTCGATGGCCAGGTCCAGGCCTCCCTCGAGCAAGGTGCCGAACTGCTGCTGGGCGGGCACAAGCTGGAGGGCGATGGCAATTTCTACGCACCGACGGTGCTTGGCAACGTGCAGCCCGGCATGACCGCCTTCGATCAGGAACTGTTCGGTCCCGTGGCGTCCATCATCGAGGCGCGCGACGCGCAGCACGCGCTGGCACTGGCCAACGACAGTGAGTTCGGGCTGTCGGCAACGGTGTGGACGGCCGATACGGCAATGATCGAATACTTCACGCAACGTCTGGAAACCGGTGCCATCTTCATCAACGGCTACGGTGCGTCGGATGCCCGTGTGGGCTTCGGTGGCATCAAGAAGAGCGGCTTCGGACGCGAGCTTTCACACTTCGGTGTGCGCGAGTTCTGCAACGCCCAGACGGTCTGGCTCGATCGCCGCTGA
- a CDS encoding pirin family protein, which yields MTRTVLKQFPAQRDDIGDLITRRPLPGPGIEQLDPFLFLNHHGPQTYPRNNQGLPFGPHPHRGFETVTFILQGELSHLDSGGHESIIGAGGVQWMTAGSGLVHAELSPQSFKREGGPLEILQLWVNLPARLKMTKPAYVGLQGADIPTITEPLAEVRLISGDYVSSAQRSERGPIDSLTGLCLMTVHLQPGARLSLPAPVGHNVFLYVVDGQASIAGNALRCHHLVKLSDTHDSVTVKATGSATLLYGHGAPLGEPVASYGPFVMNTREEIQQAFADYQAGKFGHIQG from the coding sequence ATGACCCGCACCGTCCTCAAGCAGTTTCCCGCGCAGCGCGACGACATCGGTGACCTGATCACTCGTCGCCCGCTGCCGGGCCCTGGGATCGAGCAACTCGATCCCTTCCTGTTTCTCAATCATCACGGCCCGCAGACCTATCCGCGCAACAATCAAGGGCTGCCATTCGGCCCCCATCCCCATCGCGGCTTCGAAACCGTCACGTTTATCCTGCAAGGCGAGCTGTCGCATCTGGACAGTGGCGGCCACGAGAGCATCATCGGTGCCGGTGGCGTGCAATGGATGACTGCAGGTTCCGGCCTGGTCCATGCCGAGCTTTCGCCGCAGTCGTTCAAGCGAGAGGGCGGCCCGCTGGAGATCCTTCAGTTGTGGGTCAACCTGCCTGCACGCCTGAAGATGACTAAACCGGCCTATGTCGGCCTGCAAGGCGCGGACATCCCCACGATCACCGAACCGCTGGCCGAAGTCCGCCTGATTTCCGGTGACTATGTTTCCAGTGCACAGCGTTCTGAGCGCGGGCCGATCGACTCGTTGACGGGTTTGTGTTTGATGACCGTGCACCTGCAACCTGGCGCCCGGCTCTCGCTGCCAGCGCCGGTGGGCCATAACGTCTTTCTGTATGTGGTTGACGGCCAAGCCAGCATCGCGGGTAACGCGCTGCGGTGCCATCACTTGGTCAAACTCAGCGACACGCACGACAGCGTAACCGTCAAGGCCACTGGCTCCGCCACACTGCTCTACGGCCACGGCGCACCGCTGGGCGAGCCAGTGGCCAGTTACGGACCCTTCGTGATGAACACCCGCGAAGAGATCCAGCAGGCGTTCGCCGATTATCAGGCCGGCAAGTTCGGTCACATTCAGGGCTGA
- a CDS encoding Lrp/AsnC family transcriptional regulator, which produces MQNSLSPIDRRILRLLQHDADLSAAQVAERVELSQSPCWRRIHRMQEEGLIERKVALLNPKKLGLSMTIFVSIKLSGHGRRHLTEFEEAIIGYPQVLECYTMAGGMDFMLKVVAKDIASYERFLRDHLLQKPHVQEAYSNIAMSEVKRTTELPLE; this is translated from the coding sequence ATGCAGAACAGCCTCAGCCCGATCGATCGGCGCATCCTGCGCCTGCTCCAGCACGACGCCGACCTCTCGGCGGCCCAGGTCGCCGAACGCGTGGAGTTGTCCCAATCGCCGTGCTGGCGGCGCATCCACCGCATGCAGGAAGAAGGACTGATCGAACGCAAGGTCGCCCTGCTCAACCCGAAAAAGCTCGGCCTGAGCATGACCATCTTCGTCAGCATCAAGCTCTCGGGACACGGCAGGCGGCACTTGACCGAATTCGAGGAAGCCATCATTGGCTACCCACAAGTGCTGGAGTGCTACACGATGGCGGGCGGCATGGACTTCATGCTCAAGGTCGTAGCCAAGGACATCGCCAGCTACGAGCGGTTTCTACGCGATCACTTGTTGCAGAAGCCTCATGTACAGGAAGCCTATTCGAACATCGCCATGAGCGAAGTCAAGCGCACGACCGAGCTGCCACTGGAGTGA
- a CDS encoding sigma factor-like helix-turn-helix DNA-binding protein, protein MTPLLTPSHDLLDLIHGQPHCQRLYRRLRGLPRRTQQVLLYSRLDELSYPAIAQRLHMTVGDVEHRMQGAMRACCKPLRPGQSLAIHWYVKLQNPATTASERIDFRRWLDSDSAHLAAFHATELQWRQLLAPATLLGHDRWHHKGRQGLGLRGWITAGLAIGLALELISQSL, encoded by the coding sequence ATGACCCCACTGCTCACACCCTCTCATGATCTGTTGGACCTCATTCACGGTCAGCCCCACTGCCAGCGTCTGTATCGACGGTTGCGCGGCCTGCCGCGCCGTACGCAGCAAGTGCTGCTCTACAGCCGGCTCGACGAACTTTCCTACCCGGCCATCGCTCAGCGGCTGCACATGACCGTGGGCGATGTCGAGCACCGGATGCAGGGCGCGATGCGCGCCTGCTGCAAGCCGCTACGGCCAGGCCAGAGCCTGGCCATCCACTGGTACGTCAAACTACAAAACCCCGCCACTACGGCCAGCGAGCGCATCGACTTTCGCCGTTGGCTCGACAGCGACAGCGCGCACCTGGCCGCCTTTCATGCCACCGAGTTGCAATGGCGCCAATTGCTCGCCCCAGCCACGCTGTTGGGTCACGACCGCTGGCATCACAAGGGCCGGCAAGGGTTGGGTCTGCGCGGCTGGATCACGGCGGGCCTGGCCATAGGGCTGGCCCTGGAGCTGATCAGTCAGAGCTTGTGA